In Candidatus Syntrophoarchaeum caldarius, a single window of DNA contains:
- a CDS encoding formylmethanofuran dehydrogenase subunit D: MGIHDLLEAPEYQIRIVIVPDIFQSSAGYRGKLSEEYQDLSAVVYLDQNDMKHWGIKDGEKVTLSSANEKIVVIARESDEEHPGIGLMPPSVYSMRILSNLETSLTKIKKGDGNVSALAELLT; this comes from the coding sequence ATGGGAATACATGATCTCTTAGAGGCGCCTGAGTATCAGATAAGGATCGTGATTGTGCCTGATATCTTCCAGTCGAGCGCAGGGTACAGGGGTAAGCTATCAGAAGAATATCAGGATCTCTCTGCGGTTGTATATCTCGATCAGAACGATATGAAGCACTGGGGCATCAAGGATGGCGAAAAAGTTACCCTCTCCAGTGCCAATGAAAAGATCGTGGTTATTGCAAGAGAGAGCGATGAAGAACATCCCGGTATCGGACTTATGCCACCGAGTGTGTATTCGATGCGAATCCTTTCAAATCTCGAAACCTCTCTTACAAAGATTAAGAAGGGCGATGGGAATGTCAGTGCTCTGGCTGAGCTTTTAACTTAG
- a CDS encoding Ribonuclease P-related protein gives MRVKRRYLKFKIESDRRLTRRDIIDAIHSAGTSLFGDYGMSLINLQFIEFDESTGHGVVRCARERVDDVRAVLATINNIRGAPSATRVVRVSGTLKGVKR, from the coding sequence ATGAGGGTTAAGCGAAGATACCTGAAGTTCAAGATCGAGTCTGATCGCAGGCTCACACGGCGTGATATAATCGATGCGATCCACTCTGCTGGAACCTCTCTCTTTGGGGATTATGGTATGAGCCTGATAAATCTCCAGTTCATCGAGTTTGATGAATCTACGGGGCATGGGGTTGTAAGGTGCGCCCGCGAGCGAGTGGACGATGTGAGGGCGGTTCTTGCCACAATAAACAATATCAGGGGTGCTCCATCAGCCACAAGAGTTGTGAGAGTCTCGGGCACGCTCAAAGGTGTAAAACGGTAG
- a CDS encoding H4MPT-linked C1 transfer pathway protein: protein MFMGVDIGGANTKIATSEGFTKSVYLPIWEGCDLAGHLKHFLDELAPDGVGITLTCELADSFPTRKEGVRYIANIVSELTEDAVFFGVDGKFHDQTCVKIDPENFFASNWVASSSFIGKELGDVIFIDMGSTTTDIIPIVSGVPVAGKTDFERLKRGELIYTGILRTNLATIIDRVDVDGVSCRVASELFAITADLYLLLGKINDRDYTCDTPNAYAVCGGKQKEDAARRIARLVCSDPDELGWANIQNIAEQIAISQKNEIQSVISMISERYGLSTVVCGGIGEFVIKEASEELGLECILLSRRYGMKISSVFPAYALARLLRDRSGGD, encoded by the coding sequence ATGTTTATGGGCGTGGATATCGGTGGTGCGAATACAAAGATCGCAACATCTGAAGGGTTTACAAAGTCAGTTTATCTCCCGATCTGGGAAGGCTGCGATCTTGCAGGGCATCTTAAGCATTTTCTTGATGAACTTGCGCCAGATGGAGTTGGGATCACACTAACATGTGAGCTTGCAGATTCATTTCCAACGAGAAAGGAGGGAGTTCGTTATATCGCAAATATTGTATCAGAACTTACTGAGGACGCAGTCTTCTTTGGGGTTGATGGAAAGTTCCATGATCAAACCTGTGTTAAGATAGATCCTGAAAATTTCTTTGCATCAAACTGGGTTGCATCATCAAGTTTTATCGGAAAAGAGCTGGGTGATGTGATATTTATTGATATGGGAAGCACAACGACCGATATTATACCCATCGTCTCTGGTGTGCCCGTGGCTGGTAAAACAGACTTTGAGCGGTTGAAGAGGGGTGAACTGATCTACACAGGTATCCTTCGAACCAATCTTGCAACGATCATTGATCGGGTGGATGTTGATGGAGTTTCGTGCAGAGTTGCATCGGAACTTTTTGCAATAACGGCAGATCTCTATCTGCTTCTGGGGAAGATCAATGATCGGGATTACACATGCGATACGCCCAATGCCTATGCGGTGTGTGGTGGCAAGCAGAAAGAGGATGCAGCAAGGAGGATTGCGAGGCTTGTATGCTCAGATCCCGATGAACTCGGGTGGGCAAATATTCAGAATATAGCGGAGCAGATCGCCATCTCGCAGAAAAACGAGATACAATCAGTTATAAGTATGATCTCAGAGCGTTACGGCCTGAGTACGGTTGTTTGCGGCGGGATCGGCGAGTTTGTAATCAAAGAAGCTTCAGAAGAACTCGGTCTTGAGTGTATCTTATTATCCAGGCGTTATGGAATGAAGATTTCATCTGTTTTTCCTGCGTATGCACTGGCGCGGCTACTAAGAGATAGATCGGGCGGTGATTGA
- a CDS encoding type II secretion system protein E: protein MDILAQIIRGKSEEENNSPSDIETLDLLHYDVPEGYIEVERTWLKKPYALASILFNEAENEYYYHLAEPKLTPFEKALLEKTYDDLRDVLVLEGEVAPDEKEKVLEHHAKELLNGYSIEINPESLEKILYYLKRNCIGIGKIDALMEDEFIEDISCDGVNVPIFLYHKRYQNIKTNLSFAEDELDSFVIVLAQKCGKHLSIAEPMLDATMQDGSRLQITLGRDITTRGSSFTIRRFASHPFTPVDLLRYQTFTKEMLAYLWLCIESNRSLLFAGGTAAGKTSALNAVSIFIPPNAKIISIEDTRELTLYHDNWIADVTRESTLSGGARKIDMYELLRHALRQRPEYLLVGEVRGREAHTLFQAMSTGHTTYSTIHASTIEEVVNRLRNEPISVPLMMLQALDILSIQRLLYIEKGERVRRCDVIAEFAGIDPATNNIKINELYRFNSATNSFEKVSDSIVLAKIQNQRGWSTAELEEDLNRRAKLLDYMLKKDMWDYKEISMLIHRYFYNPEMIMGMIEEEIGDEEDEPDR from the coding sequence ATGGACATTCTCGCTCAAATCATTAGAGGTAAATCAGAGGAGGAGAATAACTCACCGAGCGATATAGAGACGCTTGATCTCCTCCATTATGATGTGCCGGAGGGTTATATCGAGGTTGAGCGAACATGGCTCAAAAAACCCTATGCCCTTGCTTCAATCCTCTTCAATGAAGCCGAGAACGAATACTACTATCACCTTGCAGAGCCGAAACTGACCCCTTTTGAGAAGGCCTTACTTGAGAAGACCTATGATGATCTGAGAGATGTGCTCGTGCTTGAAGGAGAAGTTGCACCTGATGAGAAGGAGAAGGTCCTTGAACATCATGCGAAGGAGCTTTTGAATGGATATTCGATTGAAATCAATCCAGAATCACTTGAGAAGATCCTCTACTACCTCAAGCGAAATTGCATAGGCATCGGAAAGATTGATGCACTCATGGAGGATGAATTCATCGAAGATATCTCCTGTGATGGTGTAAATGTTCCGATCTTCCTTTACCACAAACGTTACCAGAACATAAAGACGAATTTATCCTTTGCTGAGGATGAACTCGACTCTTTTGTGATTGTTCTTGCACAGAAATGCGGTAAACACCTCTCGATTGCCGAGCCAATGCTTGATGCCACGATGCAGGATGGATCACGTCTTCAGATCACACTTGGCAGAGATATTACAACAAGGGGTAGCTCATTTACGATAAGACGTTTCGCATCACATCCATTCACCCCTGTGGATCTCCTGCGATATCAGACCTTCACAAAAGAGATGCTTGCATACCTCTGGCTCTGCATCGAGAGCAATCGAAGTCTCCTCTTTGCAGGAGGTACAGCAGCAGGCAAGACCTCGGCATTGAATGCAGTCTCGATCTTCATTCCACCAAATGCAAAGATCATCTCTATAGAGGATACACGGGAACTTACGCTCTATCACGACAACTGGATTGCAGATGTAACCCGTGAATCCACTTTGAGCGGTGGTGCTCGCAAGATCGATATGTACGAACTCCTGCGACACGCGCTGAGACAGCGACCAGAATATCTGCTCGTGGGAGAGGTGAGGGGCAGGGAAGCGCACACACTCTTTCAGGCAATGTCAACAGGTCACACAACCTATTCCACGATACATGCGTCCACGATCGAGGAAGTGGTAAACAGGCTCAGGAATGAACCGATCAGTGTTCCGCTGATGATGCTACAGGCACTTGACATACTCTCCATTCAGCGGCTACTATATATAGAGAAGGGAGAGCGTGTGAGACGATGTGATGTGATAGCGGAGTTTGCAGGTATCGATCCTGCGACAAACAACATAAAAATAAACGAGCTTTACAGGTTTAACTCAGCAACAAATTCTTTTGAGAAGGTCTCAGACTCAATTGTGCTTGCAAAGATTCAGAACCAGCGGGGGTGGAGTACAGCAGAACTTGAAGAGGATCTTAATAGAAGAGCAAAGTTGCTTGATTACATGCTTAAGAAGGATATGTGGGACTACAAGGAGATCTCGATGCTCATACACAGATATTTCTACAATCCAGAGATGATTATGGGCATGATCGAAGAAGAGATCGGGGATGAAGAGGATGAACCTGATCGATAA
- a CDS encoding type IV pilus biogenesis complex membrane subunit — translation MNLIDKIGYRLFGKWVLRKKLYYIGLQKKLRQSQIHQPFDQYVASAIIYSLISAVIGGILGYLFAPTLLAMIEFYAPILNIHLSGSFRWLAPQRDLLVTLITSTMLFLIFWQVTYRLILFYPTLLLSLRKDEINLILPHAASFMYALSKGGMNLLDVFRSLASHKGIYHAASEEAAQIVRDVDYLGCDLVTALHNASKTSPSERFRSFVENMTSVIESGGDITEYLGKEAKNYQENAVEEQKSFLEMLELIAESYVTLFVAGPIFFIVVIVLMGMMGSVYVNLLYLVIYAVIPIGSIAFIVLLDSISRSVNERRGEIIKTRRRIDVFRDVEEIETDPEDEAELFKAFKWYERLEKPASLLKHPLHAFLEKPVRVLYFSFPLSVILLFFTLRQLESFTPAAIDDYILLALFVALLPFTIVYEARERIVKAIERAVPDFLSSLSSVSGAGLTLKRAIETVLRTDLGVLTSEIRKIKGDMEWGSSTQDALYKFEERLKIGAISRAVTLIVKASEVSGDIREVLSIAAKDAATTERLRENRYSNTVIYLIIIYIAFGVFLGILYVISAVFLPLMPSSESIPLQNAAGSYINAEAYKLLFFHAVLIQGFFSGLIAGKIGEGSLLSGIKHGLIMIAIGYTLFTLFL, via the coding sequence ATGAACCTGATCGATAAGATTGGATACAGGCTTTTTGGAAAGTGGGTCCTCAGAAAGAAGCTTTACTACATAGGACTTCAAAAGAAGCTCAGGCAGTCCCAGATACACCAGCCATTTGACCAGTATGTTGCTTCAGCGATCATCTACTCATTGATCTCTGCTGTAATCGGGGGAATTCTTGGCTACCTCTTTGCACCCACACTTCTTGCCATGATCGAGTTCTATGCACCGATCTTGAATATCCATCTTTCAGGTTCGTTCAGATGGCTTGCGCCGCAACGGGATCTACTGGTAACACTCATCACATCCACGATGCTCTTCCTAATCTTCTGGCAGGTGACCTACCGATTGATCCTCTTTTATCCCACACTACTTCTCAGTCTGCGAAAAGATGAAATAAATCTCATTCTGCCACATGCTGCAAGCTTCATGTATGCCCTCTCAAAGGGCGGGATGAACCTCCTTGATGTTTTCAGATCACTCGCATCACACAAAGGGATCTACCATGCAGCATCAGAAGAGGCGGCACAGATCGTACGGGATGTCGATTATCTGGGGTGCGATCTCGTGACTGCACTTCATAACGCAAGTAAAACATCTCCGTCAGAGCGTTTCAGGAGTTTTGTAGAAAATATGACCTCTGTGATCGAGAGCGGGGGTGACATAACCGAGTATCTTGGAAAAGAAGCGAAAAACTATCAGGAAAATGCAGTGGAGGAGCAGAAGTCGTTTCTCGAGATGCTTGAACTCATCGCAGAGTCTTACGTCACGCTCTTTGTTGCAGGCCCCATATTCTTCATCGTTGTGATCGTACTCATGGGAATGATGGGTTCGGTCTATGTAAACCTCCTGTATCTTGTCATCTATGCCGTAATCCCGATCGGATCCATTGCATTCATCGTTCTGCTGGACTCGATCTCAAGATCCGTAAACGAGAGGCGAGGGGAGATAATAAAAACCAGGAGGCGGATCGACGTTTTCAGGGATGTTGAAGAGATCGAAACCGATCCAGAGGACGAGGCAGAGCTTTTTAAGGCATTTAAATGGTATGAGAGATTGGAAAAACCAGCGTCACTCCTGAAACATCCACTGCATGCATTTCTCGAAAAACCTGTGAGGGTACTTTATTTTTCGTTTCCCCTCTCAGTTATCCTGCTGTTTTTCACACTCAGACAACTTGAGAGTTTTACACCTGCTGCAATCGATGATTATATTCTACTCGCTCTTTTTGTGGCACTTTTACCTTTCACCATCGTTTATGAGGCGAGAGAGCGGATCGTGAAGGCAATTGAGCGTGCTGTACCCGATTTTCTCAGCTCACTTTCGAGTGTAAGTGGTGCAGGGCTCACACTGAAACGTGCAATTGAAACTGTGCTCAGAACAGATCTTGGGGTACTCACAAGTGAGATCAGGAAGATAAAAGGTGATATGGAGTGGGGAAGTTCAACCCAGGATGCACTCTACAAGTTTGAAGAGCGCCTGAAAATCGGAGCAATATCACGTGCTGTAACATTGATCGTAAAAGCTTCAGAGGTTTCAGGTGACATTAGAGAAGTTTTATCCATCGCAGCAAAGGATGCAGCAACAACAGAGCGATTGCGCGAGAACAGGTACTCAAATACAGTCATCTATCTCATCATTATCTACATCGCCTTTGGGGTATTTCTCGGAATACTGTATGTAATCTCTGCGGTCTTTCTCCCTTTGATGCCCTCCTCAGAATCGATTCCACTCCAGAATGCTGCAGGTTCGTACATCAATGCAGAAGCATATAAACTGCTCTTCTTCCATGCCGTCCTGATTCAGGGCTTCTTCTCAGGACTCATCGCAGGTAAGATAGGAGAGGGTAGTCTCCTGAGTGGTATAAAACACGGTCTTATCATGATTGCAATTGGCTACACGCTCTTCACGCTCTTTCTCTAA
- a CDS encoding DDE endonuclease — protein sequence MYLVYLPPYSPDLNPIEFIWKSIKRRFSRLAESLSFAKSWIEKFIPSWI from the coding sequence ATGTATCTTGTTTACCTCCCACCATACTCGCCTGACCTCAACCCGATCGAGTTTATATGGAAGAGCATAAAAAGAAGATTCAGCAGGCTTGCAGAGAGCTTATCATTTGCTAAGTCGTGGATCGAAAAGTTTATCCCATCGTGGATTTAG
- a CDS encoding transposase, whose translation MLREEGISGEFAGDGTGYSLTVTKHYRTNPKKKGKDFRYVFRIIDIDMGMYVGFGYSSRSEKDAFNKAMKMLKEMGVKMNSISLDKYYSTRKTLKMFGKETAVYVIPKKNLSKIGFDWLRVIERIIETPYKFLKRYFKRNLSESGFSADKRRFGWLIRQKREDRREMALFAIGLWHNIFAIRVR comes from the coding sequence TTGTTGAGGGAGGAAGGCATCTCAGGTGAGTTTGCAGGAGATGGAACCGGATACAGCTTAACTGTTACAAAGCACTACAGAACCAACCCTAAGAAGAAAGGCAAGGACTTCAGATATGTTTTCAGGATAATAGACATTGATATGGGAATGTATGTTGGATTTGGTTACTCAAGCAGGTCAGAGAAGGATGCATTCAACAAAGCAATGAAGATGCTCAAGGAAATGGGAGTGAAAATGAATTCTATTTCCCTGGATAAGTATTACAGCACAAGAAAGACTTTAAAGATGTTTGGTAAGGAAACTGCTGTCTATGTGATTCCAAAGAAGAACCTGTCAAAGATTGGTTTTGACTGGTTGAGGGTTATAGAAAGGATTATTGAGACTCCCTATAAGTTTTTGAAGAGATACTTCAAGAGAAATTTGAGCGAATCAGGTTTTTCAGCAGATAAGAGGAGATTTGGTTGGTTGATCAGGCAGAAGAGAGAAGATAGAAGAGAGATGGCTTTATTTGCTATCGGGCTGTGGCACAATATCTTTGCAATCAGGGTGAGGTAA
- a CDS encoding twitching motility protein PilT, giving the protein MILIDSYGWIEYFADGPLSDKYADYIKEVDEESAITPAIVVYEVYRKIKNEVNEEAALEAYAQMMRTRIISLDDNLAITAADFSLIYEFGMADAIVYATARSEGAIVVTSDKHFKGLEGVEFIE; this is encoded by the coding sequence TTGATTCTGATTGATTCATACGGTTGGATAGAATACTTTGCTGATGGCCCGCTTTCTGATAAGTATGCAGACTATATCAAAGAAGTAGATGAAGAAAGTGCAATCACGCCCGCGATAGTGGTCTATGAGGTTTATAGGAAGATAAAAAACGAAGTGAACGAAGAAGCGGCTCTTGAGGCCTATGCCCAGATGATGCGAACACGAATAATCTCGTTGGACGATAATCTGGCGATAACGGCTGCTGATTTCAGCCTTATATATGAGTTTGGAATGGCGGATGCTATAGTATATGCGACTGCCAGAAGTGAGGGTGCGATTGTGGTCACAAGCGATAAGCATTTTAAAGGTCTTGAAGGTGTTGAGTTTATTGAGTAG
- a CDS encoding AbrB family transcriptional regulator → MAVVTVSSKFQIAIPRSIREKIGLKPKEKLVMIEKGGIITLIPQLPIKEMKGFAKGVQTRDIRDESDRF, encoded by the coding sequence ATGGCCGTTGTTACAGTCTCATCAAAGTTTCAGATCGCGATCCCAAGAAGCATTAGAGAGAAGATAGGGCTGAAACCGAAAGAAAAGTTGGTTATGATTGAGAAAGGTGGGATCATAACGCTCATACCCCAGTTACCAATAAAAGAGATGAAGGGTTTTGCAAAGGGAGTTCAAACTCGCGATATTAGAGATGAGAGTGATCGCTTTTGA
- a CDS encoding polymerase, protein MNVTLFVEGSHGDALKRTVVKSLIVIFSLLVPAAALVLRGARCRVCGWRGWGAAGDGCRESVCREGLPPPLPLHPTFASLSRIFFAIKRIQKDVKELVVLSGLVFGLVVGLGYLFMTMFGVVGVGVAWVVGNGVGSVCVGVMVWREGWV, encoded by the coding sequence TTGAACGTCACGCTCTTCGTTGAGGGTAGCCACGGCGATGCACTCAAAAGAACCGTTGTGAAGTCGCTTATTGTCATCTTCTCGCTGCTCGTTCCGGCAGCGGCTCTGGTGCTCAGGGGTGCTCGGTGCCGAGTATGCGGCTGGCGGGGCTGGGGTGCTGCGGGTGATGGTTGTCGCGAGTCTGTTTGTCGAGAGGGGCTGCCGCCCCCTCTACCCCTGCATCCGACATTCGCTTCGCTCAGTCGGATTTTTTTTGCGATCAAGAGGATTCAGAAGGATGTTAAAGAGCTGGTGGTGCTGAGCGGGTTGGTTTTTGGGTTGGTGGTTGGATTGGGGTACCTGTTCATGACGATGTTTGGGGTCGTTGGGGTTGGGGTTGCATGGGTTGTGGGGAATGGGGTTGGGAGCGTGTGCGTGGGAGTGATGGTGTGGAGGGAGGGGTGGGTGTGA